The sequence GAAGCGCTGCTATGATCAGCTCACCGATCCGCAGAACCCCACCCTGGTGAATGACTGCGTAACGGGGAGTCAGCTCAGCACGCTCGTGTCCAAGGGATATGATCCCAACTTGACCATCGCCGCGCTCAACGTCGACGTGCGGCTGCCCTTCGTGTTCGGCGGCATGTACCAGGTGGATGATTCGCGCTCTTCGCCGAATGACGTGGTGAACCCCTTCACGGGCACGGTGGGCTGCCCCTCGGGCTTCACCGCCATGCAGTTCGGCCGCATCTACACCCCCGAGCACCGCACGGGCGCCAACCAGTTCCTGTGCGTGGCGCCGCAGGGCACCGTTCAGGGATGGAGCTTTACGGGCCTCTTCCAGGTGGATGACCGGGGCTCTGCGGGCAACAACGTGTCGAACACCTTCGCGGGCGGGTTGCTGAATTGCCCTATGGGCACGGGCATCGCGTACCGCTTCGGCCGAGCCACCGGCCCTGAGAGCCTGTGGGGCGTGAACCAGAACCTGTGCAGCCTGGGGACGCGGACCTCGGAGAAGATGCCCCTGGGCGGCCTGTACCAGGTGGATGACTGCGGCCGGAACAACGTGGCCAACCCGCTCACGGGCACGCTGAGCTGCCCGGACGGCTTCGCCACGCTCCAGGTCGGCAGAGTGAAGACGCCCGAGAGCCGCTGCGGCGCCAACCAGTACCTCTGCAAGGCCTACTGAGGACGGCCTGCCCGGAGAGCGGCGGGTTCGATTCCCGCCGCTTCCATGCAGAACAACCCGCCGCTTTGAGCCGAGTCCGCTTCTAACGAGGAGATGCGTATCGCCTGCGGGGACCCAATCGCTTGGGCCTGTTGGCTGCGTTGAGTACCTCAACACCATGCCCGCTGGGTGGCCCCTGCGCCGGGGCCAGCCTCGCACCTGCAGTAGCCAGGCCCAGGTGCTTCAGGATCGCGCGCACCCCTCGTGCTCCCTTCACGTACGCCAACACCCGGCGCCTGCCTCCACACCTCACGCAGGCGAGCACGTCGAAGTCGCACGTCCTCCTCAGCACCTCGGCCCAGTCCACTCGCGGCGTCCTCTGCTTCATCCGCTCCGTTCTGGCCGCTGCCTCCTTCCCCGCTCTCGACTCCTCCTCACCTGCTTGGGGGAGCGCCGCGAATGAAAGCGTGGATGCGCCAGACCGAGGCTGCGCTCGCGTCGCCGAGTTCCCCGCTCAGCTCGCTCCCTCGACCTCCACGAGGTTGTCGTAGAACGTCGCCCCGCCGCCCATGTCGGTCACCGCCTGCGAAGTCGTGTGGTTCACGTTCCGCCCATCAGGTGTGAGCGAGCTCAACCAGAGCGACGGAGCGACGACCACCCCCGGTCGCGCCCTCTCCGTCACGACGGCATCGGCCAGGAACGCGCCGCGATCGTTCCGGATACGTACCCTCTGGCCGCTGATGATCGAGCGCGCCGCCGCGTCGATGGGGTGGATCTCCAGGTGCGGGCCCTTCTCGAACCGCGCCAGCACATTGCTAAACGTGCTGTTCAAGAAGTAATGACCGGGCGGTGAGATCAGCGCCAGCGGATAGCGTGCAAAGAGCTCAGGGCTCGACGCGCTGCTCTCACGTGGGGGAGTCCATGTTGGCAGCGGGTCATGGCCGTCGCGGGCCATCCTCGCGGAGAAGAGCTCGCACTTGCCGGAGGGCGTCGAGAAGCCTCCTTCGGCGTACGGCGCGAACGGCGTCGGAACATTCAGGCGCACCGCTCCCTCGGCTTGAACGCGCTCGAGTGTGATCCCCGCGAGCCATGGGTGCTCGCTCTGCAGCGCCTGCCGCGCCATGGACTCGTCACTGTCCTGGAAGCACGGGTCGCTGAATCCCATGTGCGCCGCGAGCCTCCGGAAGAGGTCCGTATTCGGGATGGCCTCGCCGAGCGGCGCGATTGCCGCCGCGTTCCACATGACATACAGGTGACCGTAACCGATGTGCATATCCACGTGCTCGAGCTGCGTGGTCGCCGGGAGGAGGAGATCCGCGAAGTTGGCCGTGTCCGTGTGGAACTGCTCGTGAACGACCGTGAAGAGATCCTCGCGCCGGAGCCCGGCTTTGACGCGCTCCAGGTCGGGAGCCACACTGGCTGGATTCGAATTGTAGACAAAGAGGGCCTTGACGGGTGGGTCGGTGACCTCCGTGAGGATCCGCCCGAGCTCGACCATGTTGAGAGTGCGGGTGCCGGGCGGGATCAGCTCAAAACGCTGCAACGCGGCATGATTGACCGGGAAAGTTTCGTAGGTCCATAGCTGGACACCGCCAGAGGCGGAGCGCCATGCGCCGGTCACCGCGGGCAAGCACGAGATGGCGCGCACCGCCATCCCTCCGCCGGCGTGGCGCTGCATCCCGAAATTCAGGCGGATGGCTGCAGGCTTGCACGTCGCGTATTCAACCGCGAGGGCCTCGACCGACGCCGCTGGGATCCCGCAGATGGCCGCCACACGATCAGGCGGGTACTCGGCGGCGCGCTCTGCCAGCTCGTTTCGGCCCACGCAGTATCGGTCCATATAATCCTCGTCGCCGAGGCCGTCACGGAAGATGACGTGCATCATCCCGAGCGCCAGCGCCGCGTCAGTCCCCGGCAGCAGCGCGATATGCTCATCGCACTGCTCCGCGGTCCGCGTCTTCCGTGGATCGATGGCTATCACCCTCGCCCCTCTCTTGCGCGCCGCAGTGACGAACGGCCAGAGGTGGGGGTTCGAGGTCAGCGTGTTGGTGCCCCACAGGAGGATCGTGCGCGCTCCGTCGAAGCACTCTGTATCCATGCCCATGGAACTACCCACGCTGTAGGCCATGCCGACCACGCCGGCGGAGCCGCAGATCGTGCGATCGAGGAGCGAGGCGCCGAGCTTGTGGAAGAACCGTCGATCCATCGAATTGCTGTGCAGGAGCCCGAGCGTGCCGCTGAACGAGTACGGCAGGATTGCCTGCGCCCCCCACTCCGCGATGATCTCCTTGAACCGGTGCGCGATCTCGTCGAGCGCCTCCTTCCAGGAGATCGGCTCGAAGCGCCCCTCACCTTTCGCGCCCACGCGGCGCATCGGGTGGAGCACGCGGCCAGCATGATAGGTACGCTCCAGGTACCGAGAGACCTTCGCGCAGAGGAAGCCCCGAGTCGTCGGATGGTCGGGATCGCCTCGTACCTCGACAGCTCGGCCAGCCTTGACCGTGGTCAGCATGGCACAGGTGTCCGGGCAGTTGTGCGGGCACACGCTCCGCACGACTGTCGCTCCTGAGTCTTCGGTGATTGTGGCGCTCATCCGGAACAACGTATCACGCCGTCGTGCGGCACTTTCTCGACAGCCACGTCGCCGCCGACAGGCACGGCGGACGTTTCTGGATGGAGACGATCCGTTGAAAGCGCGGGATTTCGATCGCGGCGAGCGAGATCGTCCGGGCCACTGCGACGCCTCGAGTCCTTGTCAGTGCGAGGCGTTACCTCGTGAGACAAGCCGCAGTCCCCCAGATCGTTGGCCCGCGTTTCCGGGAGCTCGCTTCCACTGGTTACCTCCTGAGCGCCAATTCCGCAGGCCCGCGTATGTCCTGGTTGACCCACTTCGGGTCGTCGCCGACCCGCCGGAGCGCGCCGGAAAAAATGGGGGAGTTCGAAGCCCGTGACCATGACGCGCCAAGTCAGCTTGTTCGTGACAAACATGTTCTACAGGGCTCTCGATTTTTAAAGAGCTGAGACCGTACAGTGCGCGCGCTCCGTTGCTTGGTTTCTCGCCGGGCAGGGGCTCTCTCTTTCTCTCTCTCAGCCTTGAGCCGGAGGCGTTCGCATGAAGACGCTGTTCAGCGCAGTCCTCGTTGCTGTCACCATCTTGGTAGCCCCTGAGGCTTCCGCGACCAACTACACGCTGTGGGTGCACGGCCGGAATGGCGGCAACACGCAGGCCGGTAACTACAACGACTTCAGCTACTGGGGCCCCAGCTCCACTGCGGCCGGCGTGAACAAGAAGGCCGTCAACTGGAACGGTACGCAGAGGGTCGGCGGGGAGAACTATCGCCTCCGCGACGCGCTCGACTGCTTCTGCACGGGCGCCAACTGGTGCTACCTGGTCGGGCACAGCGCCGGCAACCTGCAGATCGGCTACGCCCTGTCGCTCCATGGTGGCTCGACGCGCTACAAGAAGAACGCCTCCCCCAACGCCAGCGGCGTGTGCGGCAACCTGGACGGCACCACGCAGGTGGGCTGGAACATCAAGTGGGTGGACATCGCCTCGGGCGCGGGCGGCGGCAGTGAGCTCGCGGACCACGGTGACTGGGCCATGAGCGAGCCCCTGGTGAGCGATCTGGTCACCACTACGTCGCGCGCCATGTACAACCACAACACCACGCGCTCGCTGTGGTTCTACATGTTCGCGGGCGCCAAGGGCACGGCGTACTCCGGCATCCTCCCGGGCCAGGATGACGAGGCGGTGTCCTACCACTCCACGGGCGGCGTCTCCGGCTCCTCTGGCGGCTCCTACTGCAACCCCGGCGATCTGTTCTGCGGCGGGACGCTGAACACGGGCACCGCCGCGTGCAGTGATGGCCGGGCCAAGTGGAGCTACCACTCGGTGTCGCTGCGCGATACGGGCGAGGCCTACAACCACTACGCCAACGGCAACTGGGCTGGCATCATCGGCCCCGTGCGCTCGGATGTCGTGACGTACGCCAAGTAGCTCACGCCATGGACCCGAAGAGCCCCGCCCCGCCTCCCTCCTCGAGCGCTCGCCGCCTGCTGTGGCCGTTGGCGCTTGTGCCGCTGCTGTTGCTGGTGGCTGGGGTGGGGTGGTGGGTCATGGGGCTCGGCGAGTCCGGGCCGGACGAGGCCATCGAGGCCTCGTCCGTGCCCAAGTCGGGTTCGCCGTCCGAGGGGCCGGGCAGTGCTCGGGCCTCGCGGGCGGGTCCCGCTGCGCCGGTGGTTCCCAGCAAGGGTGCGGTTCCGGCTGCGGCGCCGCTGTCCCCCGGAGAGCAGGAGCGCGAGGCCCAGCGCGTGCTCTGGGAGAAGCGGTTGGAGCGGGCGAAGTTCTCGCTCGAGACGTACGTGAAGGGCACGCGCTACCCGCCGGAGTCTCGCCACATCCGTGAGCATCCGGATCAGGAGCAGCCCGCGGCGCCGGAGCGCACGCGGCCGCTGAAGAAGGACAGCGCGGACGTGCAGCTGCGGCTGAAGCAGGACAAGGTCTTCGTGGCAGGGGACGAGGTAGTGACTTTCTCCGTGGGCTGCGAGGGGCAGACGCACCAGCCCCTGCCGTGCGAGGTGTTGAACGCACGGGCGCACGAGGCCGAGCACATGCTGGGAGGCCAGGAGCCGCTGGCGGGGGTGCCGCTGGCGTTCGTGGATGATGGCACTCGTGGGGATGCGCTGGCGGGGGATGGCACGCTGACGGCGAGCTTCCAGCCCTCGAAGCAGGGCTTCCCTCTGTTCTCCGGGACGTTGCGTGTTTCATTCCAGGTGCGCTCGGGCAACTCGGAGGGGACGGCGTTCTTCGATGTGCTGTTCACGCCCGCGCCGCCGGCCCGGTTCACGGGCAAGGTGCGCGAGGGGGTGGAGCGCGGCTCGCTGAAGCTCTACCTGGGGATCCAGGTGCGCAAGGCGGGGCGCTACGTGTTGGCGGCGCGCGTGGATGACGAGGCAGGAGTTCCGTTCGCGTACGTGACGTTCAACGACGAGCTGGCAGAGGGGGCGCAGGAGGTGGACTTCGTCGTCTTCGGCAAGCTCCTCCTCGACGAGGCGCCCACGTTCCCGCTGAAGCTGCGGGATGTGGAGGGCTTCCTGCTGAAGGAGGCGGGAGATCCGGACCGCGAGCTGCTGTCGACGCTCCGGGGCTACGTGCACACCACGCGCGAGTACCCCACGAATGTCTTCTCTGGAGAGGAGTGGCAGAGCGAGGAGCGCACGCGCTACATCAACGAGTTCACCAAGGACGTGAACGAGGCCCAGAGCATGCTGGACCAGCTGGCTCCGCCCAAGGGCGCTCCCTGACGTCAGAACACCACGCCGTCCAGCTTCTCCAGGGTGGCGCGAATGGCTTCCGGGGTGGTGCCTCTCCGCTTGGCCAACGCGGAGGCCGAGTACGTGACGGCCACCGTTGAGGGCCAATCCTGATCAAAGTCGCTCATGACGATGGGGCCGATGTCGCCGGGCCATGGCGCCTCGCGCAACTCCTGTGCGCGTTTGAAGGTGTCGAGCAGGGTGAAACAAGGCCAGCGAGGGAAGCGCAGGGTTTGGGTGTCACACCCCAGGAAGCGGCACCCATCCATCTGAGCCTCGGAGAAGTCGCAATCCTCGATGCCGCCATCGGGAGGCGGGTGTGGATTGCTCCCGAAGTCATTGCCCGTGAGGCGGCCCGTGAATCGGCAACCCTTCAGGAAACTCGTGTACCACGAGAAGTTCTTCAGCTCCTGCTTCACATGGATGGTGCAGTCAATCAGCCGGGTTCGTGCGATGACGAGCGCCCGTGCGGGAACCTTCAGCACGAGCGTGCACTGCCGGAGCGTCAGGTCGTGGCCGAGGTAGTACAGCTCTGACTTGCTATCCAACACGAGCTGCTCATTGACGATTTCGCGGTCACTGAACTGGATCATGGAAGGTGGGAACTCCGCCGTTTCTTCAAAAGGCAATGAGCCGGAACAGTTCGTCAGCCATACGGCGACCGTGCATCTCCATGTTCCATCGAGTGCCCGAGAGAATCTCGTACTGAAGCCCAGTTGCGGGGTCAATTGCGTCTACGCCCTGTCTGCTCCACTTCAGGAGCTTGAACTGAGCCCGCAGCGCGTTCTCTACGAACCTGCCGCGGGCCATGCGTTCCAGGAGATGGGCTTTTAGGTGCTTCCCGAGTCTCCTCGCCTCGTTGATGGCTTGGCGCTCGTTTGGGCTCAAGGCACTGGGACTCCAAGTTCTCGCAGCCTGCTGCGCTGCAGCTTGCAGGGCGTCGCCCACCGGATCTGCCGTGGGGATCTTCTTCAAGGATGTGGTGGCGGGTACGTGCCAGCGCTGCCCATTGATGAAGACCTGCATGTTGCCGAGCCGGTGCCGGATGATGGTGAACACCGAGCGGGCACTCGCGGTGGTTGCGGCCTCCTCAGCCACGGCAGCTCGCTGCAGCACGGAGAAGGTGCCCTCGGAGGAGACGGCCACTTCCTCCACCTGGGCGGCCTTCTGCAGTGACGTCCCTTGTGCCTCAGCCCTCGCCGCCGCGCGCGAGAAGCCGGGCAGTTGGGGCAGCTTCTTGGCGAACTTCGCTACCGTGCCACCCAGCGCGGCGGTCACGAGCATGACCAGCACGTGTGACGTGTTCTCCCCCAGGACGCGGCCGTACTTCTCTCCGGCAGCGCGGACCTGTGTCACAGAGGAGGCGCCGTCGACCTCCTTCACCAGCACCACCCATCCGTCCATGAGGTTCCAGACGGTGCTGCCCCCCAGCCAGGCGATGAGGCCGACGGTCAGTGACGCGGCCAGGACCTTGGATACGGGCTCAGGCAGCATCCACATCGCGAGGTAGATGGCGCAGGTCCACACGATCAGGGAGAGAACGGCTGCGGGCTGCACCATCTCTTTGAGGGAGTGCTTGAGCTGCTGGAGCGCCGGCGCCAAGCCGATGGCCAACGCCAGGATCCGAGCATCCTCGAGGGTCAGGACAGGCCCATCGGTCTGGAGGCCCAAGCAGTCCGCGCCAGCATTCAGCTCATGGCAGACACGCGCGTACTCGTGCCGGAGCTCCTGTGCGAGGGAGGAATCCAGCGGGCTGTTCTCGTCCAGAGGTGTCAGATGCACCCGGCGGTCCGTCCCAACCTCTGCCAGCAGGCTGCTCCCCAAGGGCTGGGACAACAACCACTGGGCCGACTCCTTCGGGGTCGTGGAGAGCGGCACTGCGGGAAGCAGCGTGCTCATCGCACGGTGGAAATCCTCTTCAGTGACCTGCTCCGGCTCCGGGTCCGGGTCGCTCACGGTGAGGAGGTGGGCCTCGTAGCGGAGTGCAGCCAGCTCCCACTCGGTGGAATCGCTGTGCGTCGGAGGAGGGGCAGGGGTGGTGGCGCAGGCGGTCAACAGCGCCAGCGCCAGCGCATCCAAGCGGTAGCACTTCATGGGAGAGCTCCGGTGTGGACTCGACGCTTACGGTGACTCGTCGGCTTCCACCGTGTCGTCGATGGAGACGGGAGGAGCCAACGCGCCCAGCATCGCGGCCGTGAGTGCCGGATCTGCGGGCTCGGTGCCTCCCTCGAACAGGCTCGCACCCAGCTCCCTGGCCTCCACCAGCGCCTCCGCGGGCGAAAGCTGTCCCGCCCGCAGTGTGTCGAGAAGCTCGTCGTTGGCCAGCACGGCCAGCGCTCGTGCAGCGCTGGAAGCCAGCAGGACCGCCGCGTCAGCCGGAGGCGTCTCCGCCGGCAGTGCGTGGCCGAAGAGCGTTTGGCTGTGAGCCATGAGCTCGGGCGTCACCGCGTCCCATGAGAAGGCACCCATCCCGCCTCCCACGAACAGGACGCGGAGAACCTCCGCGCGGGCTTCTGCATCCGCGCTCCGGAGCGCCTCCACTCGCTCCGGGTTGTCCAGCAACGCTGCCCAGGCTGCGCCCAGCCCCTCCACCTCACCTCGGAGGAGCAGCGGCATCAGGTCCTCCAGCAGCGTGGCCGCCTCGTCTCCCAACCCCGACAGCTGCACCGCGTAGAGCTGCGTGAGCGCCGCCACCACCTCGCCAAGTGCTCGTGGAGCCACGCCCAGGCCGGGGATTCCCAGCACCTCGCCCGCCAGTGCTCCCAGCGGGAGCCGCCCGCCCGCCATCAGTCCATCCACCGCCCGGGTCACGCTGCGGAAGATCCTCCCCGCCGACGCCATCCCGATGGGGCCTCCCAGCGCCATGCCGATCAACCCCACCCCCGTGGCACTCAGCTGGCGCGCCACACCGTCCACCGCGCTCACCGCCCCTGGGGACTGTTCGCGCTGGGCCAGCGCGTCCTCCGTGAAGGGCGCCAGGTTCTGGAAGAAGGCCTGATGCTGCAGACCTCCCAGCACGAGGATCTGCGCCACCTGCCGGGGATCCGTGTCGGCCTCGAGCCGCGAAGCGAGCGCCCGAAGCCCCTCCGCCGCCATCTCCGCGAAGGCCCGCTGCGAGGCACTTACGGGCGAGTCCTCCAGCACCGCTCCAAAGACTTCATCCGCGAGCGACTGCAGGAACCGCGCGCCTTGATCAGGCCGCAGCACGTGGGGCACCAGCACCGAGAGCGCCTGGGCATCCACCGGCTGCGTCATCGCCGACAGCTCCGGCAAGCGGGCCACCAGCGCCACGGGAAAGCGAGCAATCGGCGCCACCTGTTCGGGCAGCAGCGCCTGGAGTGCCAGCTGGGCCTCGTGGGCCGCCGCGCTCGTGAGGTTGCCCCCATACGCTGCGAGCAGGTCCAGCGGCAGCTCGGGCCGCAGCAGGAAGAATGCGAGGTTCGCCAGGCGCTGCTCGGGCGTGAGCCCCGGGTCGCTCAGCAGCGGTCCGCCCACCGGATCCGCGAACAGCACCACCCACTGCGCCGCGTCCTGCGCCCGCGTCTCCTCGTCGCCGGGGTAGCGCAGGCGGGCCAGGCACGCCGCCAGCCCCGAGCTGAACTCCTGGCTCCGCAGCGCCTCCGCATCCGCCTGGAGAAAGGCCTGGGTGAGCAGCACGTCCGTGGACGGCTCGCGCGGCAGGTTCGCCACCGCGTGCAGCAGCAGGCCCATGATGGCCGGGCCCGAGGGCGCTGCCGGAGTCGAAGGGTTCTCCATCACGCCTGCATCACGGACCGGACGAAGTCCGCGAGGTTCCCCTCGCCAATGCGCTGGAGCAGGGCCTGAGCCGCCTGGGGACTGCCAGAGGCCGCCAGCGCCGCGCCGCGCTTCAGCCCAGTCGCGTCGGAGACCTCAGGCGCCAGGCTCTTCTCGTACAGCGCCGTGGCCACCTGCGCCTGCAGCTCGGACGTGCCCTGCCGCGCCACCTGCCCGGCCACTTCGAGCGGGCTCTGGCCCTCGGTCAGCTCACCCGTGGAAGAGAGCGGGGCCTC is a genomic window of Hyalangium minutum containing:
- a CDS encoding molybdopterin-containing oxidoreductase family protein produces the protein MSATITEDSGATVVRSVCPHNCPDTCAMLTTVKAGRAVEVRGDPDHPTTRGFLCAKVSRYLERTYHAGRVLHPMRRVGAKGEGRFEPISWKEALDEIAHRFKEIIAEWGAQAILPYSFSGTLGLLHSNSMDRRFFHKLGASLLDRTICGSAGVVGMAYSVGSSMGMDTECFDGARTILLWGTNTLTSNPHLWPFVTAARKRGARVIAIDPRKTRTAEQCDEHIALLPGTDAALALGMMHVIFRDGLGDEDYMDRYCVGRNELAERAAEYPPDRVAAICGIPAASVEALAVEYATCKPAAIRLNFGMQRHAGGGMAVRAISCLPAVTGAWRSASGGVQLWTYETFPVNHAALQRFELIPPGTRTLNMVELGRILTEVTDPPVKALFVYNSNPASVAPDLERVKAGLRREDLFTVVHEQFHTDTANFADLLLPATTQLEHVDMHIGYGHLYVMWNAAAIAPLGEAIPNTDLFRRLAAHMGFSDPCFQDSDESMARQALQSEHPWLAGITLERVQAEGAVRLNVPTPFAPYAEGGFSTPSGKCELFSARMARDGHDPLPTWTPPRESSASSPELFARYPLALISPPGHYFLNSTFSNVLARFEKGPHLEIHPIDAAARSIISGQRVRIRNDRGAFLADAVVTERARPGVVVAPSLWLSSLTPDGRNVNHTTSQAVTDMGGGATFYDNLVEVEGAS
- a CDS encoding choice-of-anchor X domain-containing protein; its protein translation is MDPKSPAPPPSSSARRLLWPLALVPLLLLVAGVGWWVMGLGESGPDEAIEASSVPKSGSPSEGPGSARASRAGPAAPVVPSKGAVPAAAPLSPGEQEREAQRVLWEKRLERAKFSLETYVKGTRYPPESRHIREHPDQEQPAAPERTRPLKKDSADVQLRLKQDKVFVAGDEVVTFSVGCEGQTHQPLPCEVLNARAHEAEHMLGGQEPLAGVPLAFVDDGTRGDALAGDGTLTASFQPSKQGFPLFSGTLRVSFQVRSGNSEGTAFFDVLFTPAPPARFTGKVREGVERGSLKLYLGIQVRKAGRYVLAARVDDEAGVPFAYVTFNDELAEGAQEVDFVVFGKLLLDEAPTFPLKLRDVEGFLLKEAGDPDRELLSTLRGYVHTTREYPTNVFSGEEWQSEERTRYINEFTKDVNEAQSMLDQLAPPKGAP